From a single Paenibacillus sp. FSL R5-0345 genomic region:
- a CDS encoding methyl-accepting chemotaxis protein, producing the protein MTFMNKKTGMSIRAKLILTYLLVLLLPSIIIGWRTYQSASHEVEDQLVSNATESVVAVNEIINSNIQSKIDAVSYFAAEFTDEGTNSEVTGGAAASMKNRLKEYAVLHPDVLDIYVSTSKGQSIHASEAKLPEGYDPRQESAYINSLKHGNGVVISPAFQTVNQETAIAISTVLKSGNGVVTLNLNLSALGDLTSTKVGKEGYIIILDNSKKYLVHPTEAIGQESSDDFIKRMFEEDQGTFDYVYKGTHKKMMFTVNELTGWRIGGTISVDEVTSATSGIRNTALLVIIVSVLLALIMIYFNIQSILRPLLRLRKATAVIAKGDLSEDIRGFRKDEIGMLAENFQLMVLSLREMIIGVQEMTSNVSSSAEELTASAEQNAQTIESMTIAIQEVAAGTEQQVISVRKGMESTAATTSEVDHISVYMEQVSAMMDKTSLSASEGNDSVISVVDKINGIHKTVGELGSVIDRLNERTDQIEGIVSVITGIARQTNLLALNASIEAARAGEHGRGFAVVAAEVRKLAEESERSAHLIAEQIIAINSEMKLVTHTMEDTKQRVTEGIEAVDTSGRSFSRIRRAVKSAAEKIESMGGAVQTLLVESNHMEKAIGEIRGISEEAAVNTETIATAAQEQLASVEEMASSSTDLSRLAEELQKLVSTFKIHSS; encoded by the coding sequence ATGACATTTATGAACAAAAAAACAGGTATGAGTATCCGAGCCAAGTTAATTCTTACATACCTATTAGTTCTGCTGTTGCCCAGTATCATTATCGGCTGGCGAACCTATCAATCTGCTAGCCATGAAGTGGAAGATCAACTGGTGAGCAATGCTACCGAAAGTGTTGTAGCAGTAAATGAAATCATCAACTCGAATATTCAATCCAAAATAGATGCTGTTTCTTATTTTGCCGCTGAGTTCACTGATGAAGGGACCAACAGTGAGGTAACTGGAGGGGCAGCAGCTTCTATGAAGAACAGATTAAAGGAATACGCTGTATTACATCCTGATGTGTTAGATATTTATGTTAGTACAAGCAAGGGGCAATCCATCCACGCTTCGGAAGCCAAACTGCCCGAAGGCTACGATCCCAGGCAGGAGAGTGCCTACATTAATTCTCTGAAGCACGGGAATGGTGTTGTGATTTCCCCGGCCTTTCAAACCGTAAATCAAGAAACGGCGATTGCGATCTCAACGGTTCTTAAGAGCGGTAACGGGGTGGTAACTTTGAATCTCAATCTATCTGCCTTAGGCGATTTGACTTCGACTAAGGTTGGCAAGGAAGGATACATTATTATCCTTGATAACAGCAAGAAATATCTTGTTCATCCAACAGAGGCGATTGGACAGGAGTCATCCGATGATTTTATAAAGAGAATGTTTGAGGAAGATCAAGGTACTTTTGATTATGTCTATAAGGGTACACACAAAAAGATGATGTTTACGGTGAATGAGCTTACGGGCTGGAGAATCGGAGGTACGATAAGCGTAGATGAAGTGACATCGGCAACGAGCGGAATTCGCAATACAGCGCTGCTTGTTATTATAGTTTCCGTTTTGCTTGCGCTGATCATGATCTATTTTAATATTCAATCTATTCTGCGGCCGCTCCTCCGGCTGAGGAAAGCAACTGCAGTGATAGCGAAAGGTGATTTGTCCGAAGACATTAGGGGGTTCCGCAAAGATGAAATTGGCATGCTTGCCGAGAACTTTCAATTAATGGTGCTCAGCTTGCGGGAGATGATCATCGGCGTACAGGAGATGACGAGCAATGTATCCTCTTCAGCCGAAGAACTAACCGCTAGTGCAGAGCAGAATGCCCAAACGATTGAGTCGATGACGATAGCGATCCAGGAGGTAGCAGCAGGTACGGAACAGCAGGTGATCAGTGTACGAAAAGGAATGGAAAGTACAGCGGCGACGACCAGCGAAGTGGATCATATTTCCGTATATATGGAGCAGGTGTCTGCGATGATGGACAAGACTTCGCTCTCTGCTTCAGAAGGAAATGATTCGGTCATTAGCGTGGTGGATAAGATCAATGGTATTCATAAAACGGTGGGAGAGCTTGGCAGTGTAATCGACAGGCTGAATGAAAGAACGGATCAAATTGAGGGCATTGTCAGCGTCATCACAGGGATTGCCCGTCAGACCAACCTGTTAGCTCTCAATGCTTCCATTGAGGCGGCCAGAGCTGGAGAGCATGGCCGTGGATTTGCCGTTGTTGCTGCCGAGGTACGTAAGCTGGCAGAGGAGTCAGAGAGATCAGCGCATCTAATTGCAGAGCAGATTATTGCCATTAATAGTGAAATGAAGCTGGTGACCCATACAATGGAGGATACAAAGCAGCGCGTAACCGAAGGAATTGAGGCCGTAGATACTTCTGGACGTTCTTTCTCCCGTATCCGTAGAGCAGTCAAGAGTGCCGCGGAGAAGATTGAGTCGATGGGCGGTGCGGTACAGACCTTATTGGTGGAGTCAAATCATATGGAGAAGGCAATTGGAGAGATTCGCGGCATCTCTGAAGAGGCGGCTGTGAATACAGAGACCATCGCAACGGCAGCACAAGAGCAGCTTGCTTCTGTTGAAGAGATGGCGTCTTCCTCTACCGACCTTAGTCGTCTTGCGGAGGAACTGCAAAAGCTTGTGAGTACCTTTAAGATACACTCCTCCTAG
- a CDS encoding TetR/AcrR family transcriptional regulator, giving the protein MTTKEKILYEALALFSNRGYGSVSVREIAGAVGIRESALYKHYKNKQDIFDTVVQVSAERIQKLQKNLSESYVGNDVEVNWIVSDQLQEVYSSIFSFYLNDEIMSRFRKMMTIEQYRNPNMSQLFREMFIDKTLRYQSEVFLQMQLDGTLIQSNSDIMALHFYSPIFLLLFRYDGQLEKADEALELVKSHIKVFFQIYSRVREEE; this is encoded by the coding sequence ATGACTACTAAAGAAAAGATTCTATATGAAGCATTAGCGTTATTTTCGAATCGTGGATACGGCTCTGTATCTGTACGTGAAATTGCTGGGGCTGTAGGGATTCGTGAAAGTGCATTATACAAGCATTACAAAAATAAACAGGATATTTTTGATACAGTAGTTCAAGTATCTGCTGAACGGATTCAGAAGTTGCAGAAAAATTTATCGGAATCATATGTAGGTAATGATGTAGAAGTTAATTGGATTGTGAGTGATCAGTTACAGGAGGTATACAGTAGCATCTTTTCTTTTTATTTAAATGATGAGATTATGTCCCGATTCCGTAAAATGATGACGATCGAGCAATATAGAAATCCAAATATGAGCCAGCTCTTTCGGGAGATGTTTATTGATAAGACCTTACGCTATCAGTCGGAAGTGTTCCTTCAAATGCAATTAGATGGAACGCTGATCCAAAGCAATTCAGACATTATGGCATTGCACTTCTACTCTCCAATCTTCCTGCTGTTGTTCCGTTATGATGGTCAGTTAGAGAAGGCGGACGAAGCTTTAGAATTAGTCAAAAGTCATATTAAAGTTTTCTTCCAGATTTATAGTCGAGTAAGGGAGGAGGAGTAG
- a CDS encoding Fur family transcriptional regulator — protein sequence MKSLNLTSQRQAVYDIVLNSHDHPTAAEVMNRLVEQGHSLAYGTVYNSLRYLSDKQMIRELKLGEAASRYDARMDDHQHIICEVCGAVDEVMNQVPRDWMNTVAKDTGYTIGHAHVVFGGVCPNCKNKNVN from the coding sequence ATGAAAAGTCTAAATTTGACTTCCCAACGTCAAGCCGTTTACGATATCGTCCTTAATTCACATGACCATCCCACTGCTGCGGAAGTAATGAACCGGCTAGTAGAACAAGGTCATAGCTTAGCATACGGTACTGTATATAACTCTCTTCGTTATCTTTCAGATAAACAAATGATTCGTGAGCTTAAGCTTGGTGAGGCTGCCAGCAGATATGATGCCCGCATGGATGATCATCAGCATATCATTTGCGAGGTTTGCGGTGCGGTTGATGAGGTAATGAACCAAGTTCCACGAGACTGGATGAACACAGTGGCGAAGGATACAGGATATACAATTGGTCATGCTCATGTGGTATTCGGAGGCGTCTGCCCGAACTGCAAGAACAAGAACGTGAACTAA
- a CDS encoding Ger(x)C family spore germination protein, which yields MRKALSAIGIVLLLLLAGCDFKEIDLRIFVLAIGVDPGEEEGTFKISLKLAIPQGEVTKIDEKMQILTEESPSISEALRRMKSKVEKELDYSHCKSIILGEGIARKDIQHVMDWAVRRRDVQLIVNFAVGRPEALQVLQVRPESERIPSNSLILAMSGQGTESPFITSVYSFQLMRNIYEKGIDPILPIIEAKGKSQFLINKIALLDSEKIKMVLSPNETRLYNLLSRSNLRTNLPAHTEGVMYQYYTERSSSDYKILNTESGKATIRYHIKIKGILEESSSPDLVTHSKLKKIQTAGEKELEDDISALLKKIHKSGLDPFGWGLHYGARHFNNDTEMEVWKDLYAGLDFQVEADVNIKYSGLIK from the coding sequence GTGAGAAAAGCACTTAGTGCAATAGGAATTGTGTTACTGCTACTCCTTGCCGGCTGTGACTTCAAAGAAATTGATTTAAGGATATTCGTACTGGCGATCGGTGTTGACCCTGGCGAAGAAGAAGGGACCTTCAAGATTAGTTTGAAGCTTGCCATCCCGCAGGGGGAAGTTACCAAGATTGATGAGAAGATGCAGATATTAACCGAAGAGTCCCCAAGTATTTCGGAAGCGCTCCGCAGAATGAAGTCAAAAGTGGAGAAGGAGCTTGATTATTCCCATTGTAAATCGATTATTTTGGGAGAAGGGATCGCACGTAAAGATATTCAGCATGTTATGGATTGGGCCGTGCGGCGCAGAGATGTCCAGCTTATTGTAAATTTTGCAGTCGGGCGTCCGGAGGCACTTCAAGTGCTGCAGGTACGACCCGAATCGGAGCGTATCCCATCGAATTCTCTTATTCTGGCGATGAGTGGTCAGGGAACGGAGTCTCCTTTTATTACTAGTGTGTATTCCTTTCAGCTGATGAGAAATATTTATGAGAAGGGTATTGATCCGATTTTGCCGATTATCGAGGCCAAAGGGAAGAGTCAGTTCTTAATTAACAAAATTGCTCTACTGGATAGCGAGAAAATCAAGATGGTGCTTTCACCGAACGAAACCCGGCTATACAATTTGCTGTCGCGCTCCAACTTACGGACCAATTTGCCAGCCCATACTGAGGGGGTCATGTATCAGTATTACACAGAGAGATCATCGTCGGACTACAAGATACTAAATACGGAGAGCGGAAAAGCTACTATTCGATACCATATTAAGATTAAAGGGATCCTAGAAGAGAGTAGCAGTCCGGACTTGGTGACACATAGCAAGTTGAAAAAAATTCAGACAGCTGGCGAGAAAGAATTGGAAGATGATATCTCAGCCTTACTGAAAAAAATTCATAAGAGCGGTTTGGATCCTTTTGGGTGGGGACTTCACTATGGAGCTAGGCATTTTAATAATGATACCGAAATGGAAGTGTGGAAGGACCTCTATGCTGGGCTTGATTTTCAGGTCGAGGCTGATGTAAACATCAAATATTCTGGATTGATCAAATAG
- a CDS encoding GerAB/ArcD/ProY family transporter → MAKSRYFYCLFLMNSLINIINFVPRELIDRRFDGALFSILIATVLGTLFVYIFTVLIAKFPGKGFPEIFNPLLPKLLVKPLLVFFAGLWCVAGGVTLLSFVDITLRYVSPNSSPYTVVIGFLILVCICCRFDSLSLLYGLEIILVVTLPLIIYGIVKALTNPDFNWDSVLQITTYIWHKPDLMSLSAATFSFSGYINLAIFNRVFHGLKLKHVWILGVEGLLVLLVTFLVPIGYFGTVAIERHVYTWFSTADSIRIESFIIERMLFIFYFAYMTLSLVSVIVHWHVGLGLLKGAISSTKKKSQKAEQWKEWLILCLFSGVVLSLMWMDQYQLNLMGAWFLQVRWFGEMFLIALLFYCYRKVRRQGM, encoded by the coding sequence ATGGCCAAAAGCCGTTATTTCTACTGTCTTTTTCTGATGAACAGCTTGATCAACATCATTAATTTTGTTCCTAGGGAACTAATAGACAGACGCTTTGACGGTGCTTTGTTCTCCATACTAATTGCAACGGTCCTTGGCACTTTGTTTGTCTATATATTTACTGTATTGATTGCTAAATTTCCTGGTAAGGGGTTTCCGGAAATATTTAACCCTCTTCTTCCTAAGCTGCTAGTCAAACCCTTACTTGTCTTTTTTGCGGGTTTATGGTGTGTGGCTGGGGGGGTTACCTTGCTTTCCTTTGTAGATATTACGCTGAGATATGTCAGTCCGAATTCAAGCCCATATACTGTCGTGATCGGCTTTCTGATATTGGTCTGCATCTGCTGTCGCTTTGATTCACTATCACTTTTGTATGGTCTTGAAATCATTCTTGTCGTTACATTACCGTTAATTATCTATGGCATTGTAAAGGCGCTGACCAATCCAGATTTCAATTGGGATTCTGTTCTGCAGATCACTACATACATCTGGCATAAGCCGGATCTGATGAGTCTTTCGGCAGCTACCTTTTCTTTTAGTGGTTATATTAATCTAGCCATCTTTAATCGGGTATTTCATGGGTTAAAGCTAAAGCATGTCTGGATTTTAGGGGTGGAAGGACTTCTCGTACTTCTCGTAACCTTTTTGGTCCCTATCGGTTATTTCGGTACTGTTGCGATTGAGAGACATGTATATACGTGGTTCTCGACGGCAGACAGTATCCGGATAGAATCTTTTATCATTGAACGGATGTTGTTTATTTTTTATTTTGCCTATATGACATTATCTCTGGTGAGTGTAATTGTTCATTGGCATGTAGGGTTAGGATTATTGAAAGGTGCTATTTCATCTACGAAAAAAAAATCTCAGAAGGCAGAGCAATGGAAAGAGTGGCTCATCCTGTGCTTATTTAGCGGAGTGGTCCTCTCCTTAATGTGGATGGATCAATATCAGCTCAACTTAATGGGCGCTTGGTTTCTACAAGTCCGCTGGTTTGGTGAGATGTTCTTAATCGCACTGCTGTTTTATTGTTATCGTAAAGTAAGGAGGCAGGGCATGTGA
- a CDS encoding spore germination protein, whose protein sequence is MSVQQDKHNVTLEWIKGELDGFADLIDRTLVAPFGQINLIYIKSVTDSQTLSRHVITPFYEMGSIDGYLNYITTYPGTEEATTREKGIELLLGGYVLLRINNVICFFDALSAEISGVSETSAESISQGPSDALTEDIAVNLNMIRRRYQSTNLKMETMVIGEVSKTKVAILYDISRVDHNVLAELREKMNTLKVDILQATGELEKFISSDKLRILPKSIITERPDRVVFNLSEGKVAILLDTTGYAIVLPSIFNDFFTSMDDKIQFPIVGRFLKLLRIIGVCMTLWLPAVYVTLTSYNPEIVRVQVALLISGSRATVPYPSFVEVLLMLMMMEFLTEASLRLPKAIGPTATTVGGLILGQAATAAGLVGNIMIILVSAVAISNFLIPLNMMSLSIRVLKYIFLIAAAVLGMVGVVVCVVGFAMYLCNQRSFGQPYFRLFFLDNLGKKKGGEH, encoded by the coding sequence ATGTCAGTTCAACAGGATAAGCACAATGTTACTCTGGAATGGATCAAGGGTGAGTTGGACGGATTTGCCGATTTAATTGATAGAACGCTCGTTGCACCTTTTGGGCAGATCAACTTAATTTATATTAAAAGCGTTACAGATTCGCAGACGCTCAGTCGCCATGTGATTACGCCGTTCTATGAGATGGGGAGTATTGACGGGTACCTTAATTACATTACGACATATCCGGGCACTGAGGAGGCAACTACGAGAGAAAAGGGAATCGAGCTTTTGCTTGGCGGATATGTTCTTCTAAGGATAAATAATGTGATCTGTTTCTTCGATGCTTTAAGTGCGGAGATTAGTGGTGTTAGTGAAACTTCAGCAGAAAGTATTTCACAGGGTCCCTCAGATGCACTGACGGAGGATATTGCGGTGAATCTGAACATGATCCGCCGGCGCTATCAATCCACTAATCTCAAAATGGAAACCATGGTCATCGGCGAAGTCTCCAAAACAAAGGTGGCCATCCTATACGACATCAGTCGTGTTGATCATAATGTATTAGCGGAATTAAGGGAGAAGATGAATACCCTAAAGGTTGATATTTTACAGGCTACGGGAGAACTTGAGAAGTTTATAAGCAGTGATAAATTGCGAATACTCCCTAAGTCTATTATTACTGAAAGACCTGATAGAGTTGTGTTTAATTTGTCTGAAGGAAAAGTAGCGATACTCCTGGATACAACGGGATATGCGATAGTGTTGCCTTCCATATTTAATGATTTCTTTACATCCATGGATGATAAAATCCAATTTCCTATCGTGGGCCGTTTCTTAAAGCTGCTCCGAATTATCGGTGTGTGCATGACGTTGTGGCTGCCTGCGGTCTATGTAACTCTGACCTCGTATAATCCCGAGATTGTTCGTGTGCAGGTTGCACTGCTTATTTCTGGTAGCCGCGCCACTGTGCCTTATCCATCTTTTGTGGAAGTGCTCTTAATGCTTATGATGATGGAATTTCTGACCGAGGCGAGTTTACGTCTGCCCAAAGCGATTGGTCCAACGGCCACGACGGTCGGAGGTCTAATCTTAGGTCAGGCAGCTACGGCGGCAGGGCTTGTAGGTAATATTATGATTATATTGGTCTCAGCCGTTGCGATATCCAATTTTCTGATTCCTCTGAATATGATGAGCTTGTCGATACGCGTGCTGAAGTACATTTTTCTTATAGCTGCCGCTGTTCTAGGAATGGTTGGTGTAGTGGTCTGTGTTGTGGGATTTGCGATGTATTTATGCAATCAGCGTAGCTTTGGACAACCTTATTTCAGATTGTTTTTTCTTGATAACCTTGGTAAGAAGAAGGGCGGGGAACATTGA
- a CDS encoding FAD-dependent oxidoreductase, with product MDSHRKITQGLPQFPESLWRDTTDLPAFPKLTEDISTDVAVVGGGITGITTAYLLSKAGYKVTLLEAGEILSGTTGFTSAKISAQHGLIYHHLIKHFGEEKARLYYRSNHEAMNWILQTAEELEVSCGLKREAAYLYADAEDHKTLKELKDEYKAYEQLGLPGEWLDNVSIPLMASGAIKLPGQARFHPLQYLKALLKVIVEKGGVIYEHTMMADKVEKHDKLTLFTEKNDYRINCRYAVSASHFPFYDGGALYFSRLHAERSYCLAIQPETDYEGGMYLSASEPTRSLRAVEWEGRNLVIVGGENHKTGQGICTIGHYENLELFAGHLLGIKSIPYRWSAQDLITLDRVPYIGKISDNEEIYIATGFGKWGMTSGTLSAQIISDQIQRKDNPYTELYDPSRFKAGASIKSFIVQNANVAKELVAGKVEIVHKKTSDLKADEGAVFFHDGKRVGAYKDPEGKLHLVDRTCTHMGCECEWNDGNRSWDCPCHGSRFSFDGEVLEGPASVPLTKLYE from the coding sequence ATGGATTCGCACCGTAAAATAACGCAAGGTCTCCCGCAATTTCCAGAATCATTATGGAGAGACACTACGGATTTGCCGGCTTTTCCAAAGCTGACTGAAGATATTTCTACAGATGTCGCAGTGGTAGGCGGTGGGATTACAGGAATTACAACAGCCTATCTCTTAAGCAAAGCAGGGTATAAAGTCACGCTCTTGGAGGCAGGGGAAATCCTCAGTGGCACTACGGGTTTTACAAGCGCCAAAATCTCCGCTCAGCACGGATTAATCTATCATCATTTGATCAAGCATTTCGGGGAAGAGAAGGCCCGCCTCTATTATCGATCTAACCATGAGGCTATGAACTGGATCTTACAAACGGCGGAAGAACTTGAAGTGTCTTGCGGTCTGAAACGCGAAGCGGCTTATTTGTACGCAGATGCTGAAGATCATAAAACGCTTAAAGAACTGAAGGATGAGTATAAAGCCTATGAACAATTGGGTCTGCCTGGTGAATGGCTGGATAACGTTTCTATCCCCCTAATGGCCAGTGGTGCGATTAAATTACCAGGACAAGCCCGCTTTCACCCCCTCCAATATTTGAAGGCCTTGTTAAAGGTTATAGTGGAAAAAGGCGGCGTGATCTATGAGCATACGATGATGGCGGACAAGGTGGAGAAGCACGATAAGCTTACGCTTTTTACGGAAAAGAACGACTATCGGATCAACTGCCGTTACGCCGTGTCGGCTTCTCATTTCCCCTTCTACGATGGAGGTGCGTTATATTTCTCGCGACTGCATGCTGAGCGTTCCTACTGTCTGGCGATCCAACCCGAAACGGATTATGAGGGCGGAATGTACTTAAGCGCTAGCGAACCCACCCGTTCTCTGCGCGCTGTGGAGTGGGAAGGGCGAAATCTGGTTATCGTTGGAGGCGAGAATCATAAGACAGGCCAAGGCATCTGCACGATAGGTCATTATGAGAATCTGGAATTGTTCGCAGGCCACTTGCTGGGCATCAAGTCGATCCCTTACCGCTGGTCGGCACAGGATTTAATCACGCTGGACAGAGTCCCATACATCGGCAAGATTTCGGACAACGAAGAGATTTATATCGCGACCGGATTCGGAAAATGGGGTATGACAAGCGGTACCTTGTCCGCTCAAATCATCTCGGATCAGATTCAGCGCAAAGATAATCCATATACGGAGTTGTACGATCCATCCCGCTTCAAAGCTGGCGCCAGCATAAAGAGCTTCATCGTCCAAAACGCTAATGTGGCCAAGGAGCTAGTAGCGGGTAAAGTTGAAATTGTCCATAAAAAGACAAGCGATTTGAAGGCAGACGAAGGGGCCGTTTTCTTCCACGACGGCAAACGAGTCGGCGCCTACAAAGATCCAGAGGGGAAACTTCATCTGGTGGACAGAACCTGCACTCACATGGGCTGTGAATGCGAATGGAACGACGGTAACCGTTCTTGGGATTGCCCTTGCCACGGTTCCCGCTTCTCCTTCGATGGAGAAGTTTTAGAGGGACCTGCATCGGTTCCGCTGACGAAGCTTTACGAATAA
- a CDS encoding 3-ketoacyl-ACP reductase, which yields MDLRGKSVVITGAGKGIGKALAMALAKEGANLGLISRTSGDLEALKSALTEVYDVKVSIAVADIAVREEAERAVAYLQNELGTFDALINNAGIAKFGTLVEMDPADWESHIQVNLYGTYYVTRAALPAMIEKNGGNIINISSTAGERGFATGSAYCASKFALMGMTEALAQEVRKHNIRVVALTPSTVNTGLASNAGLKIGDEDRMMQPEDVAELALTALKLPDRVFLKTAGLWTTNPQ from the coding sequence ATGGATTTGAGAGGAAAGAGTGTTGTGATTACTGGTGCAGGCAAAGGAATCGGTAAAGCCTTAGCCATGGCACTAGCTAAGGAAGGTGCTAACTTGGGCCTGATCTCCAGAACTTCAGGCGATCTCGAAGCGTTAAAATCAGCCCTAACGGAAGTATACGACGTTAAAGTTAGTATTGCCGTTGCGGATATCGCTGTACGCGAAGAAGCTGAACGAGCAGTTGCTTATCTGCAAAATGAGCTAGGAACATTTGACGCATTAATCAATAATGCCGGAATTGCGAAATTCGGTACTTTGGTAGAAATGGACCCTGCCGATTGGGAAAGTCATATCCAAGTCAATCTTTACGGCACCTATTATGTAACTCGCGCTGCACTGCCAGCTATGATTGAGAAAAATGGCGGGAATATCATCAACATCTCGTCTACAGCCGGAGAGCGCGGCTTCGCGACTGGCTCAGCTTACTGCGCATCCAAGTTTGCACTGATGGGCATGACCGAAGCCCTCGCGCAAGAGGTGCGTAAGCACAACATCCGCGTCGTAGCTTTGACTCCAAGTACTGTTAACACTGGACTAGCTTCCAACGCCGGACTTAAAATCGGTGACGAAGATCGCATGATGCAGCCTGAGGATGTAGCTGAATTGGCGTTAACAGCCTTGAAGCTGCCGGATCGTGTCTTCCTAAAAACAGCAGGACTCTGGACCACTAACCCGCAATAA
- a CDS encoding antibiotic biosynthesis monooxygenase, producing the protein MLVVTNTIKVKEGHGEAIAQRFGGNNGVQDMPGFVRMEVWQGSAKEGVEELKICTMWENEEAFKGWTSSDSFRQSHRGAGGNEAILGASIDKYKLMISRTPGTSN; encoded by the coding sequence ATGCTGGTAGTAACAAATACCATTAAGGTTAAAGAAGGTCATGGTGAAGCCATTGCTCAACGTTTCGGAGGAAATAACGGTGTACAGGATATGCCAGGTTTCGTACGCATGGAGGTTTGGCAAGGAAGTGCCAAAGAAGGTGTTGAGGAACTAAAGATCTGCACCATGTGGGAGAACGAGGAAGCATTTAAAGGCTGGACCTCCAGCGACTCCTTCCGTCAATCACACCGTGGTGCTGGTGGAAATGAAGCCATTCTTGGAGCATCAATCGACAAATATAAGCTGATGATCAGCCGAACACCCGGCACCAGCAATTAA